From Anopheles darlingi chromosome 2, idAnoDarlMG_H_01, whole genome shotgun sequence, the proteins below share one genomic window:
- the LOC125959186 gene encoding outer dense fiber protein 3-like → MGGSVGPGPGHYGLPTTFGYEHHDPRRERKPMFSMRGRHTINIASVGPGPAGAYEVSKLTQHGRAHNQEYTLRPRLQQPKQDMIPAPNAYFGNIQHDTMGPGPAANYEISKLTRTGRPHEPMYSMRSKWQPTRQDLVPGPQTYHPPMNKERAPAYSFGLWLEALNKTKVPGPNEYQTDMRAVRPRAPCYSMRPLTKGTNTSYGPGPAGYGLPSRDLTHKRSPNYTMRNPFGTIGDRTPRPGPAQYGLMDRLVGKSAPSYSFGIRHADWTSPMIVPEDSC, encoded by the exons ATGGGTGGATCTGTTGGTCCCGGTCCTGGCCATTACGGTTTGCCAACCACTTTCGGGTACGAACATCATGATCCACGGAGGGAACGAAAACCGATGTTCTCGATGAGAGGTCGCCACACCATCAATATTGCTTCGGTTGGCCCCGGTCCAGCTGGGGCGTACGAGGTATCGAAGCTAACCCAACACGGCCGGGCGCATAATCAGGAGTATACGCTGCGTCCGCGTTTGCAACAGCCCAAACAGGACATGATTCCGGCACCGAACGCATATTTCGGAAACATCCAA CATGATACGATGGGCCCTGGACCGGCCGCTAACTACGAGATCTCGAAGCTAACTCGAACCGGACGTCCCCATGAACCAATGTACTCGATGCGTTCGAAATGGCAACCAACGAGACAAGATCTGGTCCCTGGTCCCCAGACATATCATCCTCCGATGAACAAGGAACGGGCTCCAGCGTACAGTTTCGGGTTATGGTTAGAAGCACTGAACAAAACGAAAGTTCCTGGTCCGAACGAATATCAAACGGACATGCGCGCGGTTCGGCCAAGAGCACCGTGCTACTCAAT gCGACCCTTGACCAAAGGAACGAACACCTCCTATGGCCCCGGGCCCGCTGGTTACGGTCTACCTAGTCGCGATCTCACCCACAAGCGATCCCCAAATTACACGATGCGAAACCCATTCGGCACTATCGGCGATCGAACACCGCGCCCGGGTCCTGCTCAGTACGGACTGATGGATCGGTTAGTGGGCAAATCGGCTCCCAGTTACAGTTTCGGGATACGGCACGCGGACTGGACGAGCCCGATGATTGTGCCGGAGGATAGTTGTTGA
- the LOC125949170 gene encoding pyridoxal phosphate homeostasis protein produces MIRKVMAGVDVKLSIRETLQKIDQVYAAKSPTSNAPKPLLVAVSKTKPIELILDAYSVGQRHFGENYVQELVEKANDERILEQCKDIRWHFIGHLQSNKINKILNLPNLHMIQTVHSTKLAEGLNKAWEKLKTEHPETQAKLNVLVQINTSGEDEKNGVQPGDAVELYRYVLERCPNLSCDGVMTIGRFGHDYSTGPNPDFGTLMKCHEQICCTFERDPAEVQVSMGMSDDFVQAIEEGSTIVRVGSSIFGARAKKPANA; encoded by the exons ATGATACGCAAAGTGATGGCCGGAGTGGACGTGAAGTTGAGCATCCGGGAAACGCTGCAGAAAATCGACCAGGTTTACGCTGCGAAATCGCCG ACGAGCAATGCACCGAAACCTTTGCTGGTAGCCGTGAGCAAAACGAAGCCCATCGAGCTCATCCTCGATGCTTATTCCGTGGGGCAGCGGCATTTTGGCGAAAACTATGTCCAAGAGCTAGTGGAGAAGGCCAACGATGAGCGGATCCTGGAGCAGTGCAAAGACATTCGATGGCACTTCATTGGCCATCTGCAGAGCAACAAAATCAATAAG ATACTGAATCTCCCGAACTTACACATGATCCAAACGGTGCACAGCACCAAACTGGCCGAGGGATTGAACAAAGCATGGGAAAAGCTGAAAACGGAACATCCGGAGACCCAAGCCAAGCTGAATGTGCTGGTGCAGATCAACACCAGCGGCGAGGACG AGAAGAATGGCGTGCAGCCGGGTGATGCCGTGGAACTATACCGGTACGTTCTGGAGCGGTGTCCCAATCTGAGCTGTGATGGCGTGATGACGATCGGACGCTTCGGCCACGATTACAGCACTGGCCCGAATCCGGACTTTGGTACGCTGATGAAATGCCACGAGCAGATCTGCTGCACGTTCGAGCGCGACCCGGCCGAAGTGCAGGTGTCGATGGGCATGTCCGATGATTTTGTACAAGCG ATTGAAGAGGGCAGTACGATAGTGCGCGTGGGCAGTTCTATTTTCGGCGCTAGGGCCAAGAAACCGGCCAATGCGTGA
- the LOC125949174 gene encoding myosin regulatory light chain 2, with amino-acid sequence MSEKEKKVKKKKASSKDDTPADTPGADTPAAPTPSDSAAGSQRGSTRGSSSRKAKKAPSSVFVLFSQKQIAEFKEAFALMDNDKDGVIGKNDLRSTFDALGKLVSDKELDEMLGEAQGPLNFTQLLTLFANRMSGGGTDDDDVVINAFKAFDNNGKIDGEKFRFALTHWGQDKFTEDEVDDAFDQMVVDDKGFIDTAALISMLTGSEEEAEE; translated from the exons ATG tctgagaaggagaagaaggtcaagaagaagaaggcgtcGTCCAAGGACGATACCCCGGCCGATACCCCCGGAGCAGACACCCCGGCAGCACCGACTCCCTCGGACTCGGCCGCTGGATCCCAGCGCGGCTCGACTCGCGGCTCGTCGTCCCGCAAGGCAAAGAAGGCCCCATCTTCGGTCTTCGTGCTCTTCTCCCAGAAGCAGATCGCCGAATTCAAGGAG GCTTTCGCGCTAATGGACAACGACAAGGATGGTGTCATCGGTAAGAACGATCTCCGTTCCACCTTCGACGCTCTCGGCAAGCTGGTGTCCGACAAGGAGTTGGACGAGATGCTTGGTGAGGCTCAGGGACCACTCAACTTCACCCAGCTGCTGACGCTGTTCGCCAACCGCATGTCCGGTGGTggcaccgatgacgacgatgtcgtCATCAATGCCTTCAAGGCGTTCGACAACAACGGCAAGATCGATGGCGAGAAGTTCCGCTTCGCCCTGACCCACTGGGGACAGGACAAGTTCACCGAGGACGAGGTTGATGATGCATTCGATCAGATGGTCGTGGACGATAAGGGCTTCATCGATACCGCGGCGCTGATCTCGATGCTGACCGGTTCCGAGGAGGAGGCAGAAGAATAA